ACGATTTCACGCGCGAATACGCCGTGTCAGCGCTCAGTGCCGCCCTGGCTTCCTATGTCGATCTGCCGCCGCAGCGTGTCGAGCAACGGATCGCGTTTGTGATGTCGGGTGGTACGGAAGGTGTGCTCAGCCCACATATCACCGTCTTCACGCGTGACGATGTCGCCGATCGCGGGTCCGAGGCCATTTCCGGCAAGCGCCTCAGCATCGGGATGGCAAATACGCGGGATTTCCTGCCCGAGGAGATCGGGCGCGGCGGGCAGATCAGGGAGACGGCAGGGGCAGTGGCCGCCGCCATGGCCCAAGCTGCGATCGTCGATCCACAGGACGTCCATTTCGTACAGATCAAGTGCCCGCTTCTGACAAGTGACCGCATCGAGGCGGCAATGGCGCGGGGCAATGAGACCGCGACCAACAGCGCATACGGTTCGATGGCGTACTCGCGTGGCGCGTCGGCATTGGGGGTCGCCGTCGCGCTTGGCGAGATCGAGGGCGAGATTGAGGACAAGGATGTCCTTCGGCGGTTCGATCTGTTCTCGTCGGTTGCGTCCACGTCGGCAGGCATCGAGCTGATGCATAATGTGGTCATTGTGCTCGGCAATTCGGCGTCGTCAGCCGCCCCATTCGCGATCGGACACGCCGTGATGCGCGACGCGATCGATTCCGCAGCCGTGGTCGAGGCGTTGAAAAGCGT
This Bradyrhizobium sp. CCBAU 53421 DNA region includes the following protein-coding sequences:
- a CDS encoding ring-opening amidohydrolase; the protein is MRTKSVNVVRISTNGPGDVSGLLSLIQQGKIDPRSIVAILGKTEGNGGVNDFTREYAVSALSAALASYVDLPPQRVEQRIAFVMSGGTEGVLSPHITVFTRDDVADRGSEAISGKRLSIGMANTRDFLPEEIGRGGQIRETAGAVAAAMAQAAIVDPQDVHFVQIKCPLLTSDRIEAAMARGNETATNSAYGSMAYSRGASALGVAVALGEIEGEIEDKDVLRRFDLFSSVASTSAGIELMHNVVIVLGNSASSAAPFAIGHAVMRDAIDSAAVVEALKSVELHTEHGSKPSNAARELVNIFAKAEAAPSGCIRGFRHIMLEDTDISSTRHARAAVGGLIGGLSGTGAVYVSGGAEHQGPAGGGPVAVIARLLDDQSD